From Granulimonas faecalis:
GGAGAGCTGGGCCGGGTAGGCGTCGGCCAGCTCCCCCATGGCCACCGAGGCGAGCATGGACCGTGCCTCGGCGCGGCGTGCGGTGCGGTCCATGCCGTGGCACTTGAGCCCGTAGGCCACGTTCTCGAGGACCGTCATGTGGGGGAAGAGCGCGTAGGACTGGAACACCGTGGAGACGGGCCGCTCCTCGGGGGGCAGCCCGACGATGTCGGTGCCGTCCACCTCGACGGTCCCCGCGTCCGGGGCGAGGTAGCCGCCCACCATGCGCAGGGTCGTGGTCTTGCCGCAGCCCGAGGGGCCGAGCAGGCAGCAGATGGTCCCCCGCTCCACCCCGAGGTCCATGGCGTCCACCACGGCGGTGTCGCCGTAGCGCTTGGTGAGTCCTTCGATCTGGAGGAACATCTCAGCGACGCCCCCTTCCCGCCAGACGCCATGAGACCAGGTCCACGGCGAGGGTGATGGCGATGAGCACGACGGCGATGGCGGCGGCGTAGCCGTAGCGGCCGCCCGAGAGCGCGTCGAAGAGCTGGACGATACCGGTCTTGGTGCTGGGGGCCACGAGGAACACCACGGCGCCGTAGGCCATCATGGCGCTCGAGAACCCGTTGAGCAGGCTCACGGCCACCGCCTCGCGCAGGTTGGGCCAGAGCACGGAGGAGAAGCAGGTGAGCTCGCCCGCCCCCAGGTCGGCCGCGGCCCGGTCGAGGTCCCGGGGCACCTGGCCGAGGGCGTTGGAAAAGGCGTCCACCGAGACGGTGAGCTGCCTCGCGGCGAGCACGGCCACGATGACGGCGCCCGTCCCGGTGAGCTTGAGGGGGCCCGAGTTGAACGAGAGGATGTAGCCGAGGCCGAGGCAGGTGCCCGGCAGCATGTAGGGCATGGCGGCGGCGAACGAGAGGAGGGGCGAGCCGGCGACGTGCCTGCGGTGGCAGAAGTAGGCCACCGCCGCCCCCAGGGCGCAGCCGACGAGGGCGGCGAGGGCGCCGTAGGCCATGCCGCGGCCGAGGGGCGCCAGGTCGAAGTCGACCAGGTGCCGGAAGTTCTCCAGGGTGAAGGGCGCCCCCCAGCCCATGCCCCGCACGAAGGCACAGCGCACGATGGCGAGGTAGAGCACGGCCACGAAGGCGGCGAAGGCGCAGGCCACGCAGGAGAGCACGGCCGCCGCGGGGCCCGTGAGCCGCCAGGTGCCGGCGTCGCCCTCGCCCATGGTGCCCGCCACCAGCCGCTCGGCCTTGGCGTCCAGGTGCCGGCGTGCCCCGTAGGCTGCCACGGCGCACGCCAGGAGGCAGATGTTGAGCACGGCCGCCCCGGCCAGGTCGCCGTAGCCGGTGAGCTGCACGTAGATGCGGGAGGCCACGGTCTCGAAGGCCCCGCCGATCACCACGGGGGTGCCGTAGTCGGAGACGGAGCGCACGAATGTGAGCAGGAAGCAGGCGGCAAGGGTGGGGCGCACCAGCGGCATCACCACGTCGAGGAACACCCGGGTGCCCGACGCCCCCAGGTCGGCGGCGGCGGCCATGAGGCGTCGGTCGATGCGGGAGATGCTCGCCTGCAGCAGCATCACGTTCACGGCGCAGAAGAAGAGCCCCTGCATCACCACGATGCCGAGCCAGCCGTAGGGGTCGCACGACAGGCCGAGCAGCCCATGGGTCACCAGGCCCCGCCGGCCGAAGAGCTGGATGTAGGCGAGGGACGCGAGAAACGGGGGCGATACCATGGACAGCAGCGCGGCGCCGCGGGCGGCCGTGCCCAGCCGGCGAGGCCCGAAGGCACCCACCACGGCCACCGCCAGGGCCACGGCGCAGGAAAGGGCGGCGGCGAGCATGCCGCAGAACAGCGAGTTCGCGATCAGGGGTGACGAGTCGCCCAGGACCTTGGCAAAGCGTGCCGCCGCCGCGGCAGGCCCCCCGTCGAGGCTCCTCGCGAGCATCGCCACGATGGGCCATGCGCAGAACACCGCCACGAGGGCCACGGTCAGGGCCAGGGCCCCGTCGGCCCCCACCGCCTGGAGCCGGTGGCGTCGTCTCAGGGTCGCGTTGTCGGGAGGGGTGGCTGTCACAGGGGTCTCTCCGGGCGGGTGGGTCGGTATGTCAAGAGGATCCTGTCTGTCATACCCCAAGACCACCCACCGAGACTCCCTCGTTATATTTCTGCTGGGTCAACGGTGTGCCTTCCCGCGTCGACGGTAGGGATGCCGTGGTCCGGCCATGTCAGATGGATTTCAATCGATTTTCAATGGATAATCAGATATACCATTTGGCGACAATAAGGGACCGTCCATCCGGATGGCGTCCGTCCGTTGGGTGTAAGGGACCGACTATGGGGCAAACCGAAAGGCATATGCACTAACAAAGAGTTCGGTCATCGAGGACCGGACCCTGCCCTCGGTCACCCGGTCTGCAGTCCCCTGTATGGAGGTGATGGACGGCTCCCAGGACGGCGCGTCCTTGTGCGCTCTAGCGAATGTCCTCGGGAGAGGGGCTGCAAGCAAGTCAGCTACCCACCCTGATTGGAAGCGCAATGGAAGAGAAGCTCGACTCCCTGTTCCACCTCAAGGAGCGTGGAACCAACGTCAAGACGGAGTTCATCGCCGGCCTCACCACCTTCGTGACGGTGGCCTACGTCCTGGCCGTCAACCCCTCCGTGCTGGCCGACGCCGGCATGGACCACGGTGCCGTGTTCACCGCGTCGTGCCTTATCTGCATCATCGGCTCGCTGCTCATGGCGTTCCTGACCAACTTCCCGTTCCTGCTGGTGCCGTCCATGGGCCTCAACGCCTACTTCACCTACACCATCGTGGTGGGCATGGGCTACTCCTGGCAGGTCTCCCTGGCCGCCGTCATCGTCGAGGGAATCGTCTTCGCCATCATCTCCCTCACCAAGCTGCGCGACCTGCTCGCCGACGCCATCCCCTTCGGCCTGAAGAAGGCCATCACCGCCGGCATCGGTCTGTTCATCACCATCATCGGCCTCAAGGGCTCCGGCCTGCTGCAACCCAACGAGTCCACCTACGTCTCCATGGTCTCGTTCAACGGTACCGTCCAGGACGGCACCTTCTCCACCCTGGGCATCTGCGCCCTGCTCGCCCTCGTGGGCGTCATCATCACCGCCGTGCTCATGGCCAAGAACGTCAAGGGCAACATCCTCATCGGCATCGTGGCCACCTGGGTCCTCGGCATGATCTGCGAGGTCTGCGGCGTCTACGTCCCCAACCCCGATGCCGGCTTCTTCACCCTGTTCCCCGACTTCTCCAACGGCCTCGCCGTCCCGTCCCTGGCCCCCGTGGCCTTCCAGGCCGACTTCACGCAGTTCGCCACCGTCGGCTTCGTGGCCGTCGTCATCGCCATCCTGTTCGCCTCCATCTTCGACACCCTGGGCACCCTCATCGGCACCGCCACCAAGGCCGGCCTCGCCGACGAGGACGGCAACATCCCCGGCATCGGCAAGGGCCTGCTGGCCGAGGCCGTCACCACCATCTGCGCCGGCTTCATCGGCTCCAGCCCCACCTGTGTGGCCGTGGAATCCAACGCCGGCGTCGCCGAGGGCGGCCGCACCGGCCTCACCGCGGTCTTCGGTGCCGTCATGTTCGCCATCGCCCTGCTCCTCAGCCCCATCTTCCTGGCCATCCCGAGCTTCGCCACCGCCCCCGCCCTCATCATCGTCGGCTTCCTGATGATCGGTGCCTGCTGCGCCGTGGACTGGGACGACCCCACCGAGGGCGTTCCCGCCTTCATCACCCTGGCCGCCATGCCCTTCTTCTACTCCATCGCCGAGGGCGTCTTCCTGGGCATCATCTCCTACACACTCATCAACGCCTGCGCCGGCAAGGCCAAGAAGGTAAGCCCCCTGCTCTGGGTGCTCACGGTGCTCTTCATTATCAAGTACTTCTTCATCTAACCGTTCTCCGCGCGATTCCGACAGGCCGTGCCCCTGCGGGGGCACGGCCCCGTGAAGGAAAGGAAGCACCATGGCAGAGAAGACCTTCACCATCAAGGGCGACATCGTCTGGTCGGCCGGCCCCACCGAGCTCGCCGCCGTCAAGGACGGCTACCTGGTGGTCGTCGACGGCCTCGTGGCCGGTGTGTTCCCCGAGCTGCCCGCGGAGTACGCGGACATCGAGCTCGTCGACAAGACCGGTATGCTCGTGATGCCCGGTCTCGTGGACGCCCACGTCCACGCCCCCCAGTACGCCTTCCGCGGCACCGGTCTCGACCTCGAGCTTCTCGACTGGCTCAACACCTACACCTTCCCCGAGGAGGCCAAGTACGCCGACCTCGACTACGCCGAGCGCGCCTACGACATCTTCGTCGACGACCTCAAGAACTCCGAGACCTGCCGTGCCATCGTCTTCGGCACGCTCCATGTGCCTGCCACCGAGATGCTCATGGACAAGCTCGAGGCCACCGGTCTCAAGAGCTACGTGGGCAAGGTCAACATGGACCGCAACGGCGCCCCGGGCCTCGAGGAGGACACCCGCCAGTCCCTGGCCGACACCGAGCAGTGGCTGGCAGACACCCGCGACCGCTACGAGAACACCAAGCCCATCCTGACCCCGCGCTTCACCCCGAGCTGCACCGACGAGCTCATGGAGGGCATCGGCAAGCTCAAGGCGGCCCAGAACGTGCCGCTCCAGAGCCACCTGTCCGAGAACCTCTCCGAGATCGACTGGGTGGCCGAGCTCTGCCCTTGGGCCTCGTGCTACGGCGACACCTACCTGCAGACCGGCCAGCTCGCGGGCCCGGCAAAGTCCATCATGGCCCACTGCGTCTACTCCACCACCAACGAGGTGGAGATCCTCAAGGGCACCGGCTGCTACATCGCGCTCTGCCCCGAGTCCAACGCCGACCTGGCCAGCGGCATCGCCCCGGTGCGCATGTACTTCGACCTGGGCATGAACCTGGCCCTGGGCAGCGACGTGGCCGGCGGCCCGCACCTGTCCATGTTCTCGGCCATCGCCCACACGGTCTCGCTGTCCAAGCTGCGCTGGCGCTGCGTGGACGAGTCGCTGAAGCCCATCACCATTCCCGAGGCCATCTACATCGCCACCGTGGGCGGAGGATCGTTCTTCGGCAAGGTGGGCACCTTCGAGCCCGGCTTCGAGGCCGACATCCTCGTCCTCGACGACTCCGGCATCCGCTCCACCGTCGACCTCGACACCCAGCACCGCCTCGAGCGCTTCTGCTACGAGGCCAACGCCGGCGGCCGCGTCGACGCCAAGTTCGTCGCCGGGCGCCAGATCTTCTAGGGCTAGCCCCGGACGCCTTCCATGGAAGGGGGCCGCATCCCACCGGATGCGGCCCCCTTCTCTTATATATGTGCGTGGGTCGGGGAGGGCGGTCAGCGGCCCCCGTCGTCCTTGGCCCCCTCGGCCGCGGCCTTGGCCTCGTCGAGGTAGCTGTAGAGGGTGTACTTGGAGATGCCGAAGTAGGAGCACACCTTCTGGCTGGACTGGCGCACCAGGAAGGCGCCGGAGTCGTTGAGAAAGCCGATGGCCTTGATGCGCTCGGCCTTGTTCATGAGGGCCACGGGCTTTCCCACCAGGCGCACGCTCTGCTCGATGAGGTCGTCGAGCAGGTCGGAGACGTTGTGGGGGATGGTGGGGGCGTTCTCCTCGGCCGAGGCCTCATGGGCGGTGAGGGTGCCGATGGAGTTCTGGGCGGCCACGAGCATCGTGATGTCGAAGTTGATGGAGAGCAGGGCCGTGGGCCTGCCGTCGTCGTCGCGGTAGAAGACGGTGCTCGACTTCAGGATGCGGCCGTCCTCGGTGCGGGTGATGTAGGCGTAGCGGTCCTGGAGGGCCCGTGGGTCGCCGCTGAGCGACTGGAGCACCACGTTGGAGGGGCCGTCCCCGATGAAGCGGCCGCTCACGTGGCCGTTCTCGATGGCCACCACGGTGTGCTGGGGGTCGGCGGCCTCGAGGTCGTGGATGACCACCTCGCAGTTGGGGCCGAACTGGGCGGCCAGGCCCTTGGCCAGGCGGCTCAGAAACTCGATTCGTGCTGACGTCACGGATGCTCCTCCCACCATGGGGTCCCGATGGTTAGACAGTATAGAGGTCCGCGGCGGTATCCCCTCGTTTTTTGTCGATATTCCCACAAGGGAATAACGGGGGACAAGGAAAAAAGTAATGATTAGGGGAGTGGGGGAGGGCGCCGCCCTTCCGGTCCACGGTGAACGGTCCCTGTAAAAATCAGCCGCCGGCGCTGGTGGTTTCTTCCGCTTGCGCCGCAAATCGACCGCACGCCGAGAGCGCGGGGGCATCCCTTCCTTCTCATGCCAAGATGGGATACAGACAAAAAGTTTGGCTCCAAAACGCAAGCTGTATTTTGTCTGAACGGCCGGACATCCGGTCCGGGTCCTGTCCTTGGGGCGAACACGGATGGCGGGGCATGAGAGGGCCCATGCCACGGTCTGTTTTAGTCGTAGCTGATCTGCGACACGGCACAAGGAGACACCCTATGCTGCTTATCGGTAACGGAAGGGTCATCACCCGCGACGCCGCCAACCCCTACCTCGAGCAGGGGGCCGTCCTCATCGACGGGGACACCATCGTCGAGGTGGGCGACGAGGCGGCCCTCAAGGCTGCCAACCCCGGCGCCGACTACGTCGACGCCCACGGCGGCGTCATCATGCCGGGCCTGGTCAACTGCCACACGCACATCTACTCCGGCCTCGCCCGCGGCCTGGCCATCAAGGGCTGCGACCCCCACAACTTCCTCGAGAACCTCGAGCAGCAGTGGTGGAACATCGACCGTCACCTCACCCTCGACGGCACCCGCGCCTGCGCCTATGCCACGGTCCTCGACTCCATCCGCGACGGTGTGACCTGCATCTTCGACCACCACGCCAGCTTCAAGGAGATCCCGGGCTCGCTCTTCGCCATCAAGGACGTCTGCGCCGAGCTCGGCATGCGCGCCTGTCTCTGCTACGAGGTCTCAGACCGCGACGGCGTCGAGAAGCGCGACCAGGGCATCAAGGAGAACGCCGACTTCGCCCGCTGGTGCGCCAAGGAGGACTCCTCCATGATCGCCGCCATGTTCGGCGGCCACGCCACCTTCACCCTCTCCGACGAGACCATGGACCTCATGGCCGAGGCCAACGACGGCCTCACGGGCTTCCACATCCACGTGTCCGAGGGCATGAACGACGTCTACGACTCCCTGGAGAACCACTACGGCGTGCGTCCGGTGGAGCGCCTGCTCAACCACGGCCTGCTCGGTCCCAAGACCATGCTCGGCCACTGCATCCACGTCACCCCGGCCGAGATGGACATCGTCAAGGAGACCGGCACCTGGCTCGTCAACAACCCTGAGTCCAACATGGGCAACGCCGTGGGCTGCTCGCCGGTTCTCGAGTTCTTCCGCCGCGGCATCCCCGTGTGCCTGGGCACGGACGCCTACACCAACGACATGCTCGAGAGTCTCAAGGTCTTCGTGGCCATCCAGCGCCACAACGCCGGCATGCCCAACGTCGCCTGGGGCGAGGCCATGGCCATGTTGTTCCAGAACAACCCCGCCATGGGCGAGAAGTACTTCGGCCGTACCCTGGGCAAGCTCGCCCCCGGCGCCGCCGCCGACGTGGCCGTCTTCGACTACAACGTCTTCACCCCGTTCTCCGAGGAGAACGTCGACGGCCACTTGCTCTTCGGCATGATGGGCAAGAACTGCCGCACCACCGTCATCAACGGCCGCGTGGTCTACAAGGACCGCGAGTTCGTGGACGTGGACGAGGCGGCCATCAACGCCTGGACCCTCGAGCAGTCGAAGCTCCTCTGGGGCGACCTCAACGACCGTCAGTACTGATCCTCACCCCAAAGGAAGCGGCCGGAACCCCCGGCCCCGACAGATAGGACACCCATGAGCGACATCATGCGCCCCATCGGCTTCGACCACCTCATGACCTGGATCCTCGACGAGTACCGCACCAAGGGCACCGTCTTCGGCGAGCAGCGCGTCGTGCGCTGCGACCCCGAGCGCGCCTTCCCCATCTTCGACGAGCGCATCGAGACCCCCTTCGGCATGGCCGCCGGCCCCAACACCCAGCTCGCCCAGAACCTCGTGGCCGGCTATGTGTGCGGTGCCCGGTTCTTCGAGCTCAAGACCGTGCAGAAGATGGACGGAGCCGAGCTCTCCGCCTGCGTCCCCAAGCCCTGCATCCTCGCGTCCGACGAGGCCTACAACTGCGAGTGGTCCACCGAGCTCACCGTGCCCCAGGCCTTCGCCGAGTACGTCAAGGCCTGGGTGGCCTGCAAGCTCATCGCCCGCGAGTTCGGCTTCGGCGACCCCGACGGCTTCGTCTTCAACATGAGCGTGGGCTACGACTACGAGGGCATCACCACCCCTAAGATCGACGCCTACATCGAGGGCATGAAGGACGCCTCCGACACCGAGGTCTTCAAGGAGGCCATCGCGTGGACCCGCGACCACCTCGACCTGTTCGAGGTGGTGGACGAGGCCTTCGTCGACTCCATCACGCCCCATGTCTCCGCCTCCATCACCGAGTCCACCCTCCACGGCTGCCCACCCGCCGAGATCGAGAAGATCGCCACCCACCTCATCTGCGAGAAGGGGCTCAACACCTACGTCAAGTGCAACCCCACGCTCCTCGGCTACGAGTTCGCCCGCACCACCCTCGACGGCCTGGGCTACGACTACGTCGCCTTCGACGACCACCACTTCGTCGAGGACCTTCAGTGGGCCGACGCCGTTCCCATGATCGAGCGCCTGCGCGCCCTCTGCAACGAGCGCGGCCTCGAGTTCGGCGTGAAGCTCACCAACACCTTCCCGGTCGACGTCACCCGCTCCGAGCTCCCCAGCGAGGAGATGTACATGAGCGGCCGCTCCCTCTACCCGCTCTCCATCGCCCTGGCCGCCAAGATCGCCGAGCGCTTTGACGGCACCCTGCGCATGTCGTACTCCGGCGGCGCCGACGCCCACAACATGGCCGACCTGGTCTCCGCCGGCATCTGGCCGGTCACCGTGGCCACCACCATCCTCAAGCCCGGCGGCTACGAGCGCCTCTCCCAGATAATGGGCCTGCTCACCGAGCTGCCCGGCGAGGCCTTCACCGGCGCCGACCCCGAGCGCATCGCCGAGCTCGCCGACGAGGCCGCCCACGGCGACGCATGCCGCAAGCCCATCAAGCCGCTGCCCGAGCGCCACATCCCCGGCGAGCTGCCGATCACCGACTGCTTCACGGCCCCGTGCCGCCACGACTGCCCCATCCACCAGGACATCCCCGGCTACCTCCGCGCCGTGGACGAGGGCCGCTACGCCGACGCCCTGCGCATTGTCCTCGAGCGCAACGCCCTGCCCTTCATGACCGGCACTCTCTGCCCGCACCACTGCACCGACGCCTGCATGCGCAACTACGTCGACGCCCACGTGCTCATCCGCGAGGCCAAGCTCGAGGCCGCCAAGCGTGGCTTCGCCGCCGTGGCCCCCGCCCTCGCCGCCACCGAGAAGTCCTCCGACCGCCGTGTGGCCATCGTCGGCGGCGGCCCCGCCGGCCTCGCCTGCGCCTGCTTCCTCACCCGCGCCGGTGTCCCCGCCACCATCTTCGAGCGCGCCGAGTCCCTCGGCGGCGTCGTGCGCCACGTGATCCCCGGCTTCCGCATCGCCGACGAGGACATCCAGAAGGACATCGACCTCTGCCTGGCCTACGGCGCCGAGGTGCGCTGCGGCGTGGAGGTGGACTCCGTCGACGCCCTCAAGGACGAGGGCTTCACCGACGTCGTCGTGGCCACCGGCGCCTGGGCCCCCGCACCCCAGGTCCTCTCCGAGGGTGGCGAGCTCGACGCCCTGGAGTTCCTGGCCCAGGCCAAGGAGTCCCCGGAGACCCTCGACCTCGGCACCGACGTCGTGGTCATCGGCGGCGGCAACACCGCCATGGACGTGGCCCGTGCCGCCAAGCGCATCCCCGGCGTCGAGAACGTGCGCCTCGTCTACCGCCGCAACCGCCGCTACATGCCCGCCGAGGAGGAGGAGCTTGTGTTCGCCCTCGAGGACGGTGTGGAGTTCATGGAACTCCTGAGCCCGGGCAAGCTCCACGAGGGCAGCCTCACCTGCGACGTCATGGCCCTCGGCGCCCCCGACGCCTCCGGACGCCGCCGTCCCGAGCCCACGGGCGAGACCGTCGAGGTGCCCGCCACCTCCGTCATCGTTGCCGTGGGCGAGAAGGTCGAGTGCGGCCTGTTCGAGTCGGCCGGCGTGGAGCTCACCGACCGCGGCATCCCCGCCGTGTCCGCCAACCTTGCCAGCAACGTCGAGGGCGTCTGGGTCTCCGGCGACGCCCGCCGTGGGCCGGCCACCATCGTGGAGGCCATCGCCGACGCCGCCGTGGTCGCCGCGTCTATCTCGGGCTGCGACTTCAACGGCCAGTCGGCCCAGAACATCGACCCCGAGTACGGCCGCGCCCTGGCCACCCGCGGCGACGTGGCCCACGACTGCGGTCACTGCACCCCCACCCGCTGCCTCGGGTGCCCCACGGTGTGCGAGGCCTGCGTCGAGGTCTGCCCCAACCGGGCCAACGTCGCCGTGCGCATGCCCGGCATGCGCCAGCGCCAGATCGTCCATGTTGACGGCATGTGCAACGAGTGCGGCAACTGCGCGGTCTTCTGCCCCTACTCCGAGGGCCGTCCCTACAAGGACAAGCTCACGGTGTTCTGGGGTGAGGAGGACTTCGAGAACTCCGAGAACGAGGGCTTCCTCGAGGTCGACGGCGGCGTGAAGGTGCGCCTCGACGGCCAGGTGGCCGTCTTCGACCCCGACGACGGCGACTGCGGGCTCCCCGACGGGGTCCGCAGGACCATCCAGGCGGTTCGGAGGGACTACGCCTACCTCCTCTGCAGGTAAGGGAGAACGAGGACCGTTCGACTTCAAATAGTCGAACGGTCCTTCTCATGGGACCGGAATTCAAGGGAACAGATATTTCAGTAGGAAGGAGTGTCCCGTGGAAGACGTCTACACCTTCACCGTCAACGGGTGCCAGGTGAGCACCTCCGAGAAGAAGCCCCTGTTGCGCTTCTTGCGTGACGACCTGCACCTCACCTCCGTCAAGGACGGGTGCAGCCAGGGAGCCTGCGGCACCTGCACCATCGTCGTCGACGGCAAGGCCCAGAAGGC
This genomic window contains:
- a CDS encoding ABC transporter permease; translated protein: MTATPPDNATLRRRHRLQAVGADGALALTVALVAVFCAWPIVAMLARSLDGGPAAAAARFAKVLGDSSPLIANSLFCGMLAAALSCAVALAVAVVGAFGPRRLGTAARGAALLSMVSPPFLASLAYIQLFGRRGLVTHGLLGLSCDPYGWLGIVVMQGLFFCAVNVMLLQASISRIDRRLMAAAADLGASGTRVFLDVVMPLVRPTLAACFLLTFVRSVSDYGTPVVIGGAFETVASRIYVQLTGYGDLAGAAVLNICLLACAVAAYGARRHLDAKAERLVAGTMGEGDAGTWRLTGPAAAVLSCVACAFAAFVAVLYLAIVRCAFVRGMGWGAPFTLENFRHLVDFDLAPLGRGMAYGALAALVGCALGAAVAYFCHRRHVAGSPLLSFAAAMPYMLPGTCLGLGYILSFNSGPLKLTGTGAVIVAVLAARQLTVSVDAFSNALGQVPRDLDRAAADLGAGELTCFSSVLWPNLREAVAVSLLNGFSSAMMAYGAVVFLVAPSTKTGIVQLFDALSGGRYGYAAAIAVVLIAITLAVDLVSWRLAGRGRR
- a CDS encoding NCS2 family permease translates to MEEKLDSLFHLKERGTNVKTEFIAGLTTFVTVAYVLAVNPSVLADAGMDHGAVFTASCLICIIGSLLMAFLTNFPFLLVPSMGLNAYFTYTIVVGMGYSWQVSLAAVIVEGIVFAIISLTKLRDLLADAIPFGLKKAITAGIGLFITIIGLKGSGLLQPNESTYVSMVSFNGTVQDGTFSTLGICALLALVGVIITAVLMAKNVKGNILIGIVATWVLGMICEVCGVYVPNPDAGFFTLFPDFSNGLAVPSLAPVAFQADFTQFATVGFVAVVIAILFASIFDTLGTLIGTATKAGLADEDGNIPGIGKGLLAEAVTTICAGFIGSSPTCVAVESNAGVAEGGRTGLTAVFGAVMFAIALLLSPIFLAIPSFATAPALIIVGFLMIGACCAVDWDDPTEGVPAFITLAAMPFFYSIAEGVFLGIISYTLINACAGKAKKVSPLLWVLTVLFIIKYFFI
- a CDS encoding helix-turn-helix transcriptional regulator encodes the protein MTSARIEFLSRLAKGLAAQFGPNCEVVIHDLEAADPQHTVVAIENGHVSGRFIGDGPSNVVLQSLSGDPRALQDRYAYITRTEDGRILKSSTVFYRDDDGRPTALLSINFDITMLVAAQNSIGTLTAHEASAEENAPTIPHNVSDLLDDLIEQSVRLVGKPVALMNKAERIKAIGFLNDSGAFLVRQSSQKVCSYFGISKYTLYSYLDEAKAAAEGAKDDGGR
- a CDS encoding amidohydrolase family protein — encoded protein: MAEKTFTIKGDIVWSAGPTELAAVKDGYLVVVDGLVAGVFPELPAEYADIELVDKTGMLVMPGLVDAHVHAPQYAFRGTGLDLELLDWLNTYTFPEEAKYADLDYAERAYDIFVDDLKNSETCRAIVFGTLHVPATEMLMDKLEATGLKSYVGKVNMDRNGAPGLEEDTRQSLADTEQWLADTRDRYENTKPILTPRFTPSCTDELMEGIGKLKAAQNVPLQSHLSENLSEIDWVAELCPWASCYGDTYLQTGQLAGPAKSIMAHCVYSTTNEVEILKGTGCYIALCPESNADLASGIAPVRMYFDLGMNLALGSDVAGGPHLSMFSAIAHTVSLSKLRWRCVDESLKPITIPEAIYIATVGGGSFFGKVGTFEPGFEADILVLDDSGIRSTVDLDTQHRLERFCYEANAGGRVDAKFVAGRQIF
- the ygfK gene encoding putative selenate reductase subunit YgfK, which produces MSDIMRPIGFDHLMTWILDEYRTKGTVFGEQRVVRCDPERAFPIFDERIETPFGMAAGPNTQLAQNLVAGYVCGARFFELKTVQKMDGAELSACVPKPCILASDEAYNCEWSTELTVPQAFAEYVKAWVACKLIAREFGFGDPDGFVFNMSVGYDYEGITTPKIDAYIEGMKDASDTEVFKEAIAWTRDHLDLFEVVDEAFVDSITPHVSASITESTLHGCPPAEIEKIATHLICEKGLNTYVKCNPTLLGYEFARTTLDGLGYDYVAFDDHHFVEDLQWADAVPMIERLRALCNERGLEFGVKLTNTFPVDVTRSELPSEEMYMSGRSLYPLSIALAAKIAERFDGTLRMSYSGGADAHNMADLVSAGIWPVTVATTILKPGGYERLSQIMGLLTELPGEAFTGADPERIAELADEAAHGDACRKPIKPLPERHIPGELPITDCFTAPCRHDCPIHQDIPGYLRAVDEGRYADALRIVLERNALPFMTGTLCPHHCTDACMRNYVDAHVLIREAKLEAAKRGFAAVAPALAATEKSSDRRVAIVGGGPAGLACACFLTRAGVPATIFERAESLGGVVRHVIPGFRIADEDIQKDIDLCLAYGAEVRCGVEVDSVDALKDEGFTDVVVATGAWAPAPQVLSEGGELDALEFLAQAKESPETLDLGTDVVVIGGGNTAMDVARAAKRIPGVENVRLVYRRNRRYMPAEEEELVFALEDGVEFMELLSPGKLHEGSLTCDVMALGAPDASGRRRPEPTGETVEVPATSVIVAVGEKVECGLFESAGVELTDRGIPAVSANLASNVEGVWVSGDARRGPATIVEAIADAAVVAASISGCDFNGQSAQNIDPEYGRALATRGDVAHDCGHCTPTRCLGCPTVCEACVEVCPNRANVAVRMPGMRQRQIVHVDGMCNECGNCAVFCPYSEGRPYKDKLTVFWGEEDFENSENEGFLEVDGGVKVRLDGQVAVFDPDDGDCGLPDGVRRTIQAVRRDYAYLLCR
- the ssnA gene encoding putative aminohydrolase SsnA — protein: MLLIGNGRVITRDAANPYLEQGAVLIDGDTIVEVGDEAALKAANPGADYVDAHGGVIMPGLVNCHTHIYSGLARGLAIKGCDPHNFLENLEQQWWNIDRHLTLDGTRACAYATVLDSIRDGVTCIFDHHASFKEIPGSLFAIKDVCAELGMRACLCYEVSDRDGVEKRDQGIKENADFARWCAKEDSSMIAAMFGGHATFTLSDETMDLMAEANDGLTGFHIHVSEGMNDVYDSLENHYGVRPVERLLNHGLLGPKTMLGHCIHVTPAEMDIVKETGTWLVNNPESNMGNAVGCSPVLEFFRRGIPVCLGTDAYTNDMLESLKVFVAIQRHNAGMPNVAWGEAMAMLFQNNPAMGEKYFGRTLGKLAPGAAADVAVFDYNVFTPFSEENVDGHLLFGMMGKNCRTTVINGRVVYKDREFVDVDEAAINAWTLEQSKLLWGDLNDRQY